The following proteins are encoded in a genomic region of Corythoichthys intestinalis isolate RoL2023-P3 chromosome 5, ASM3026506v1, whole genome shotgun sequence:
- the pnpla2 gene encoding patatin-like phospholipase domain-containing protein 2 yields the protein MFPLDSSWNISFAGCGFLGIYHVGVASCLLEQAPFLVHNAKHIYGASAGALTATALVTGVCLGEAGASIIEVAKEARKRFLGPMHPSFNLVKIVRFMLQRTLPADSHQIANGRLGISLTRVTDGENVLVSHFNNKEEIVQACVCSAYIPVYCGIIPPTLQGVRYVDGGISDNLPQYELKNTITVSPFSGESDICPRDTSTNIHELRFTNTSIQFTLTNLYRISRALFPPDPMVMKAMCKQGYNDALHFLKKNGLLNFSDPHIDRVLLPNIEQHDNQVDHVRTDAKGVREEEKMCIIDEALTVHPSIEEHIIVRLPPTLHKALIEACTERRSLVQSLSNLLPFRMASAMMLPYTLPLESALSLSLRLLEWLPDVQEDVGWIHEQLVKVVQHVLRQASKSITQHVSARFSCQLELHHYQSLPSQIRSTSLYATWVGSSTLSVQDIFTRLDQYKRQLLSGSFSVNMNLKGSFKTEQVSVDKNAASFHTVEGFPTDTAGVNDSKGGMQHFDTESSLLNTGAHQTNYYQI from the exons ATGTTCCCTTTAGACTCGTCATGGAACATCTCGTTCGCAGGCTGCGGCTTCTTGGGCATCTACCATGTCGGCGTCGCCAGCTGCCTGTTGGAGCAGGCTCCGTTCCTGGTGCACAACGCCAAACACATTTATGGAGCGTCGGCCGGAGCGCTGACCGCCACTGCCTTGGTCACCGGCGTGTGTCTTG GAGAGGCTGGTGCCAGTATCATTGAGGTCGCCAAGGAAGCCAGAAAACGCTTCCTCGGTCCCATGCATCCGTCCTTCAACTTGGTGAAGATTGTGCGCTTCATGTTACAGCGTACTCTGCCCGCTGACTCACACCAAATTGCCAACGGGAGGCTGGGAATATCTCTGACCAGAGTAACAGATGGAGAAAATGTGCTTGTATCACACTTCAACAACAAAGAAGAAATTGTGCAG GCATGTGTTTGCAGTGCCTACATCCCAGTGTATTGTGGCATTATTCCTCCCACACTGCAAGGAGTG CGATACGTCGACGGGGGAATCTCTGACAACTTGCCTCAGTACGAGCTGAAAAACACTATTACCGTGTCCCCGTTCTCCGGTGAGAGTGACATCTGTCCGCGAGACACCTCTACCAACATACATGAGCTCCGCTTTACCAACACCAGCATACAGTTCACGCTCACCAACCTTTACAGAATTTCAAGGGCACTTTTCCCACCAGATCCAATG GTTATGAAAGCCATGTGTAAACAGGGATATAATGATGCACTGCACTTCCTGAAGAAGAACG GATTGCTCAATTTCAGTGACCCTCACATAGACAGAGTCCTGCTGCCCAACATAGAACAGCATGACAATCAAGTTGACCATGTTCGTACCGATGCCAAAGGTGTTAGAGAGGAGGAGAAGATGTGCATTATCGATGAAGCATTGACTGTTCATCCTTCAATAGAGGAGCACATCATTGTACGACTTCCCCCTACTTTACACAAAG CCTTAATTGAGGCGTGCACCGAGAGAAGGAGCCTTGTGCAGTCGCTTAGCAACCTGCTTCCTTTCAGGATGGCATCTGCCATGATGCTTCCATACACTCTCCCTCTGGAGTCCGCTTTGTCTTTGAGTCTCAG ACTTTTAGAATGGTTGCCAGACGTGCAGGAAGATGTTGGGTGGATTCATGAGCAGTTGGTGAAAGTTGTTCAGCATGTTCTGCGCCAGGCCTCGAAAAGTATCACGCAACATGTTTCTGCCCG ATTCTCCTGTCAACTGGAGCTTCACCACTACCAGTCTCTCCCATCGCAGATCCGCTCCACCAGTCTGTATGCCACCTGGGTAGGTAGCAGCACTCTTTCGGTCCAGGACATCTTCACACGTCTTGACCAGTACAAGAGGCAGCTTCTATCTGGATCATTTAGCGTCAACATGAATCTCAAAGGATCCTTCAAAACAGAGCAGGTGTCAGTGGACAAAAATGCTGCTTCGTTCCATACGGTAGAAGGTTTCCCAACAGACACAGCAGGTGTTAATGACTCCAAAGGTGGCATGCAGCACTTTGATACAGAATCATCACTTTTAAATACAGGTGCTCATCAGACCAATTATTATCAGATTTAA
- the pidd1 gene encoding p53-induced death domain-containing protein 1 produces MEKSFQAENTNNEDEDKAAEDVVVIPTSKCEEADFWESLEKDGKIQSNEQLESERINQVQTQSDEDVSTSCFMDTCKPSISSLSSSNSACSSSSFSVMCLTPPLPASVELSAVLTDTRLTLDVYQGGASVLPLLWSSIPGQLRRLQYLRLGSEDKHALDGALVVLPHLTELRSLAIRGHRFYDTQGNSLPGFLTTLPTSLVSLSLLAHLDLSFNHLSVLPLCLLSLPALSSLVLCHNHLSELSPDIGQLSSLTYLSLSGNKLVALPSSFGQLKELQTLDVSNNLLEDLPNEIGFLGELVKLELCHNKLKRLPETMGLLHSLRELLIFSNDLRFIPPNLKQLPLLKIDVRDNPLGQPLTPLPLPPAPDEAVPNIPELHLLFNQHNFSVTSAGCHVFLPGGMQLLFPPGCLKTPTTIEWGERRPKRKWVLLEEHDILLRRPLELRPHGITFYKPVEVCIGHHRKKWKEVVIRKYDGNSWSTLPTSLRKGNERDSIHSLGRPVRLACCSVNQFSWFIVVARPVRDSCSLSPEGALLVSSADPGVKLVFPPDSTNQTRTITLQVLQVSVPEVQALCGDPEASVSPLLCLSQTPSIHFLQPIKVQVPLPPGVTGHTVDESCLYLLHGDPTAQTWTDITSQVSLYVTHLYAIFYITHFSWYWLWYKTQSCVSGMVRKVYQKLKQFKVQFMALQRKTDPAQVLLQCLPANKVDDRVKSLSEQYDGPQPSDLCDLLEGEQFFAGFERGLDICTDRPDCVGGRLCFVFYSSLKNLKEVYISPAKGLQGPVRGEVSFYRGGIPSGLPEEVVRKRKGHESQWLATLPLRLPALDADNKYIIEEFQLPPLNLGDPESGYLTEANLLSISLQIGQDWRMIGINLGLSYHELDRIQYKYRDNLGALVLEMLFQWAREQKRAGPGAVSRLTAAMIESGRQDLADELEDIVSLGRQKYTESLRRVGLEVEGQPLSESQQ; encoded by the exons ATGGAGAAAAGCTTCCAAGCAGAAAACACCAACAATGAAGATGAAGATAAAGCAGCCGAAGATGTTGTAGTGATACCTACATCCAAATGTGAAGAAGCAGACTTCTGGGAATCTTTAGAGAAGGACGGCAAAATACAGTCCAATGAGCAGCTGGAATCAGAGAGGATAAACCAAGTACAAACACAAAGCGACGAAGATGTTTCGACTTCCTGCTTTATGGACACATGCAAACCTTCCATATCGAGCCTTTCTTCCTCAAACAGTGCATGTTCATCATCGTCGTTTTCAGTGATGTGTCTCACACCACCTTTACCCGCCTCTGTTGAGCTCTCAGCTGTGTTGACTGATACCAGGCTCACCTTGGATGTCTACCAGGGAGGAGCATCTGTACTGCCACTGCTTTGGAGTTCTATTCCAGGACAGCTCAGGAGGCTCCAGTACCTGAGACTTGGTTCTGAGGATAAACACGCACTTGATGGTGCACTAGTTGTACTCCCACATTTGACAGAGCTACGCTCCCTTGCCATTCGAG GGCACCGTTTTTACGACACTCAAGGAAACTCCTTGCCTGGGTTTCTCACCACTCTGCCCACATCCCTTGTCTCCCTCTCTCTTCTGGCGCATCTGGATCTCTCCTTCAACCACCTCTCCGTCCTTCCATTGTGTCTCCTCAGTTTACCTGCGTTGTCTTCCTTGGTTCTCTGTCACAACCACCTCTCAGAGCTCTCCCCCGATATAGGCCAGTTGTCCAGCCTCACCTATCTCTCACTCAGTGGAAACAAGCTGGTTGCCCTCCCTTCGAGCTTTGGGCAGCTAAAAGAACTGCAGACACTGGATGTTTCCAATAACCTCCTAGAGGACCTGCCAAATGAAATTGGGTTTTTGGGAGAGCTTGTTAAACTGGAACTGTGCCACAACAAGCTGAAGAGGCTACCAGAGACCATGG GTTTGCTCCATTCCCTGAGGGAGCTTCTCATCTTCAGCAATGATCTCCGCTTCATCCCACCTAATCTGAAGCAACTGCCTCTGCTGAAAATCGATGTTCGTGACAATCCTTTGGGGCAACCGCTAACTCCTCTCCCTCTTCCCCCAGCACCTG ATGAAGCAGTCCCAAATATTCCCGAGTTGCATCTCCTATTCAATCAACATAA TTTTAGTGTTACGTCTGCTGGGTGTCATGTGTTTCTCCCAGGGGGGATGCAGCTGCTGTTTCCCCCGGGGTGCCTAAAGACACCGACGACTATCGAGTGGGGCGAGAGGAGACCAAAGCGAAAGTGGGTGTTGCTCGAGGAGCATGACATTCTCCTCCGACGTCCACTGGAACTTCGACCTCATGGAATTACATTTTATAAG ccagtagaggtgtgcatagGACATCACCGTAAAAAATGGAAGGAGGTTGTTATACGGAAGTATGATGGGAACTCGTGGAGCACTTTACCCACTTCTCTCCGGAAAGGAAATGAGAGAGACAGCATTCACTCCCTTGGGCGTCCAGTCAGG CTGGCCTGCTGTTCCGTGAACCAGTTCTCCTGGTTTATTGTGGTGGCCCGTCCAGTGAGGGACAGCTGTTCACTTTCACCAGAGGGAGCTCTTTTAGTGTCCAGCGCTGACCCGGGAGTCAAACTTGTCTTCCCTCCAGACTCTACCAATCAAACCCGCACTATAACTTTACAG GTGCTGCAGGTGTCTGTGCCAGAGGTACAAGCACTGTGCGGGGATCCAGAGGCAAGTGTCAGTCCTCTTCTCTGCCTCTCACAAACTCCCAGCATACACTTCCTACAACCAATCAAAGTTCAGGTCCCATTGCCACCAGGCGTTACAG GTCACACAGTTGATGAATCATGTTTGTATCTGCTGCACGGAGACCCCACGGCCCAAACCTGGACAGACATCACGTCCCAAGTGTCCCTCTATGTCACCCATTTGTATGCAATTTTCTACATTACACATTTTTCCTG GTACTGGCTCTGGTACAAGACTCAAAGCTGTGTTAGTGGTATGGTGAGAAAGGTGTACCAAAAGCTAAAACAGTTTAAAGTCCAGTTCATGGCCCTGCAGCGGAAAACGGATCCTGCGCAAGTCTTGCTGCAGTGTTTGCCAGCTAACAAG GTGGATGACAGAGTGAAGTCACTATCCGAACAGTATGATGGACCCCAGCCTTCCGACCTTTGTGACCTTCTGGAAGGCGAACAGTTCTTTGCCGGCTTTGAGAGAGGCTTAGATATCTGCACAG ACAGACCCGACTGTGTTGGGGGAAGACtgtgttttgtgttttattccagTCTGAAGAATCTGAAGGAAGTGTACATCTCTCCTGCAAAGGGCCTTCAGGGTCCAGTGCGAGGAGAA GTCTCATTTTATAGAGGGGGGATTCCCAGTGGTTTGCCAGAGGAAGTAGTGAGGAAGAGGAAAGGTCATGAAAGCCAGTGGCTTGCAACTTTACCGCTGAGACTTCCT GCGCTAGATGCTGATAACAAGTACATAATTGAAGAATTCCAGCTTCCTCCTCTAAACCTCGGTGATCCTGAGAGCGGTTACCTGACGGAAGCCAATCTTCTATCCATCTCCCTCCAAATTGGACAGGATTGGCGCATGATTGGCATCAATCTTGGATTAAGCTACCATGAGTTAGACCgcattcaatacaaatacag